TCAGCCGACACCAGTTTGCTGTTGCCCGATTTTCGTTCAACGGAGCGCACGTTTCAACTGCTAACCCAAGTCGCTGGCCGTGCGGGGAGAAAGGAACTGCTTGGTGAAGTAGTCATCCAATCTTACTCGCCGGACAATTCTGGCCTGAAATTTGCACAATTTCATAACTTCAAGGGCTTTTTTCTCAGTGAGTTACCGCTGAGGAAAGAACTGAATTATCCGCCGTTCGGAAGACTGGCGTATATTTTGTTCAGCGGCGAAGAAGAACAGCGCGTGCAAGACACAGCGGTCAGATTTTTCAATCACTTACGTTTTCCGCCGCAGTACGGCGATATTTTCGGCCCGTTGCCTTCGCCATTATCAAAATTAAAAGGAAAATTTCGTTGGCAAATTATCGTCAAATTTAATAAAAATAGGGACCCGGGCGGTAGAATTTTGCACGAACAATTGAAAAATGCATTACAATCATTTAAAGCTGAAAAGCGGCTTTACCGCGTGAAGATTCAAATTGATATAGATCCGATTTCGCTGTTGTGATTAGTAAATAGCAATTATTTTTTTCATCGAAAAAAAATTGGCATCTTTTTCAATAAAAATCTTGCATTAGCTCAGATTTTATAGTACATTTCATGAGAGGGGAAAACTGTTGCGCATCGCTATCGTTTCTGACATTCACGGAAATCTGGAAGCTTTTGAGGCGGTACTCGCTCAAATTGATGAGGAAAAAATCGACAAGGTCATTTGTCTGGGAGATGTTGTCGGTTACGGACCAAATCCGAATGAGTGCATGAGTCTGGCGCGCGAGCGCTGCCAGACAATATTGATGGGCAATCACGACTACGCTTGTATTTACAAACCGGAAATGTTTTTTTTCAATCATTTCGCCCGTCAGGCCATTGAATTCACGCTCTCAATTATCAAAGAAGAGCATCTGGATTTTATCAATCAATTGCCATTTCTGCACAGCGAAAACGATTTGCTTCTTGTGCACGCAAATCCGCTTCGTCCTGAAGGTTGGGAATACATTTTGTCCATCGATGAAGCGATTTACTATTTCCCCAAATTCTCAGAGAAAATCTGTTTCATCGGCCATTCTCATTTGCCGTCCATTTATGTCGAAAGTGAAGAATCAAAATTTTCATTTATTGAGCAGCGGGAGATCGAGCTCGAAAGCAATTGCCGCTACATCATCAATGTCGGCAGCGTGGGCCAACCCCGCGACGGCAATCCGGCTTCTTCGTTTGGCGTTATTGATTTAGCGCAGCAAACTTTTGAAATTGTACGCGTCGCATACGATATTGAAAAAACGATAGACAGATTTGAGAAAGCCGGGCTTCCAAATTTTTTGGCCCAGCGGCTGCGAATTGGCAAATAGAAAAGATCAACTTTTTTTCAAAACAGGAGAATGAACATCATGGTCAACAAACTGGAAAGCAGCGGAACTCCCATTGTGATTTCGGGCGAGCTGTACAAATCGATTTCGGAAATTGTCGACGATCTCGCCACGAAAATCCGTGCGCGGACGGTCATTTTCGCTGATATGAACGGCCATCCGATCACGCAACGCGGCATCGGAACGGAAATTGATTTGCCGAATCTCACCGCCCTCGGCGCCGGGTCATTTTCCGCGACTGCTCAAATCGCTAAAATCGTCGGAGAGAAAGATCATTTCCGATTCATTTTTCACGAGGGGGAGAAATTCAATCTTTTCCTTTCCAACGTGGGCAACAACTTTATTTTGATCACAG
This sequence is a window from Calditrichota bacterium. Protein-coding genes within it:
- a CDS encoding metallophosphoesterase family protein gives rise to the protein MRIAIVSDIHGNLEAFEAVLAQIDEEKIDKVICLGDVVGYGPNPNECMSLARERCQTILMGNHDYACIYKPEMFFFNHFARQAIEFTLSIIKEEHLDFINQLPFLHSENDLLLVHANPLRPEGWEYILSIDEAIYYFPKFSEKICFIGHSHLPSIYVESEESKFSFIEQREIELESNCRYIINVGSVGQPRDGNPASSFGVIDLAQQTFEIVRVAYDIEKTIDRFEKAGLPNFLAQRLRIGK